A single Candidatus Poribacteria bacterium DNA region contains:
- a CDS encoding N-6 DNA methylase: MPSLNIKPTHKPIRNYYTELSEYAKVGAEHEGAVRTAFQNLLQHYCRQADLILVCEKTRYTPQKRRIQIDGEVVDAFDLPHGHWEAKDTHDDLPTEARKKSEAGYPFKNIIVQSPTRALLYQNGHLRLDVDLTDPNDLINLLNTFFAYREENIVDWYAAVEEFKEKVPVLGRGVAKRIETEMQDNPEFRQAFQSFHQQCRASIDSNLTEAQVEEMLIQHLLTERIFRTVFDNPDFTNRNIIAQEIEKVIQILTRRSPSRSEFLRPLDPFYVAIEKTATTITDFSQKQAFLNTVYEQFFQGFSVDIADTHGIVYTPQPIVDFMVKSVEHVLKTEFGRSLSDMGVHIIDPFVGTGNFIVRLMQEIQGRRLPQKYHEELHCNEVMLLPYYIASLNIEHAYYERTGTYEPFPHICFVDTFDTFGLMDAPHQTGEFSYFTPENTLRVEEQKEMPMFVVIGNPPYNARQANENDNNKNKPHAGVDGRVRATYAAASSAQLKNKLYDPYVKAIRWATDKLRDEGIVVFVTNNSFIDAQMFDGMRQHLVDEFDRLYILDLGGNVRKGQS; the protein is encoded by the coding sequence ATGCCGAGCCTCAATATTAAACCCACACACAAACCCATCAGAAACTACTACACTGAACTTTCGGAATACGCGAAAGTCGGAGCAGAACACGAAGGCGCAGTCCGAACCGCATTCCAAAACCTACTCCAACACTACTGCCGACAAGCAGACCTCATCCTCGTCTGTGAAAAGACACGCTACACCCCACAGAAAAGGCGAATCCAGATAGATGGCGAAGTCGTTGATGCGTTTGACTTGCCACACGGACATTGGGAAGCAAAAGATACACACGACGACCTGCCTACTGAAGCACGGAAGAAATCAGAGGCGGGTTACCCCTTTAAAAATATCATCGTTCAGTCGCCGACCCGTGCACTCCTCTACCAAAACGGACACCTCCGACTCGATGTAGACCTCACAGATCCGAACGACCTCATCAATCTGCTAAACACCTTCTTTGCGTATCGAGAAGAAAATATTGTCGATTGGTATGCCGCCGTTGAAGAATTCAAAGAAAAGGTCCCAGTGTTAGGGCGAGGTGTTGCAAAGCGCATTGAGACCGAAATGCAGGACAATCCTGAGTTCCGACAAGCTTTCCAGAGTTTCCATCAACAGTGCCGAGCCTCTATTGACTCAAACCTCACCGAGGCACAGGTCGAAGAGATGCTCATCCAACATCTCCTCACTGAGCGAATTTTCCGCACCGTCTTTGACAATCCCGATTTTACCAACAGAAACATCATCGCCCAAGAAATTGAGAAGGTAATCCAAATCCTTACCCGTCGTTCTCCGAGCCGTTCCGAGTTCCTCCGTCCGCTGGATCCGTTCTATGTTGCGATTGAGAAAACCGCCACCACCATCACCGATTTCTCACAGAAACAGGCGTTTCTAAACACCGTTTACGAGCAGTTTTTTCAAGGTTTCTCTGTGGATATTGCCGATACACACGGCATCGTCTACACGCCGCAGCCAATTGTCGATTTCATGGTGAAAAGCGTTGAGCACGTTCTCAAAACCGAGTTCGGACGCTCGCTATCGGACATGGGAGTTCACATTATCGATCCATTTGTTGGCACTGGGAACTTCATCGTCCGACTCATGCAGGAGATTCAGGGACGGCGATTGCCGCAGAAATACCATGAGGAACTCCACTGCAACGAAGTGATGTTGCTCCCTTACTACATCGCCAGTCTGAACATCGAACACGCCTATTATGAGAGGACGGGCACTTATGAACCTTTTCCGCATATCTGTTTCGTGGATACGTTCGATACGTTCGGTCTGATGGACGCGCCTCATCAAACGGGGGAGTTCTCCTATTTCACGCCTGAGAATACACTGCGGGTTGAGGAACAGAAAGAGATGCCGATGTTCGTTGTTATTGGGAATCCCCCCTATAATGCCAGACAGGCAAACGAGAACGATAACAACAAAAATAAGCCGCATGCAGGGGTTGATGGTCGCGTGCGCGCGACGTATGCTGCCGCTTCGAGTGCGCAACTTAAAAATAAACTCTATGATCCTTATGTGAAGGCAATTCGGTGGGCAACAGATAAGCTAAGGGACGAAGGTATCGTCGTATTCGTGACAAACAACAGTTTTATCGACGCACAGATGTTTGACGGCATGCGGCAACATCTCGTAGATGAGTTTGATAGGCTTTATATTCTGGATTTAGGTGGAAACGTCCGTAAGGGACAATCGG
- a CDS encoding Ldh family oxidoreductase — MSFNIASFTAIAEFKAEIDRQIRMTRQATPRSGFTRVTLPGEIEWELTQERLANGIPLHKEPVQEIERLADELSVEIPWNR; from the coding sequence GTGTCCTTTAACATCGCCAGTTTCACCGCTATCGCAGAATTTAAAGCCGAAATCGACCGGCAAATTCGGATGACCCGTCAAGCCACCCCACGCAGTGGATTTACGCGTGTCACCCTCCCTGGTGAGATTGAGTGGGAATTGACGCAGGAACGCCTCGCAAATGGGATTCCGCTCCACAAAGAACCAGTACAAGAAATTGAACGGCTTGCTGACGAATTAAGTGTTGAAATTCCCTGGAACAGGTAA
- a CDS encoding DUF1592 domain-containing protein, with the protein MISLNYASPCFCLIFVLLLVALAVNAGETDPSDFSQNGAIFLEEYCFSCHAGDQPAAELSLDSFTDNRSLIENRDIWDRILDMLTTGQMPPPDSDGIPPIETSESFVAHIETIFEHADRMAKPDPGRVTVRRLNKVEYKNTVRDLLGVDFNPTENFPADDVGHGFDNIGDVLTMSPLLMERYLEAAEAIATRVILLDRPPPSKRYQSGSRLEPHHDDVPDERYRLLDPTATEAWKSGPFTTGVTYFKIAPDTEIIYRATLYAETDSETPVEVVLFIQGTELEDITPPEKLARLVGVDPTADNNIKVLKAFKITAREEKKRQTIEFFITGIPNIEKVGIAMLKPREGEPHAKLQIRTLWAEGPLETRPDSHFEILACTPDISQAVQTREVLTRLLRRAYRRPPTEIEVEQLAEFVASVQADGVSWEAGIQAAIKVMLCSPKFLFRLELDDRPLGSEPYPIDEFQLASRLSYFLWCSMPDDELLELAERKQLTANLASQVKHMLADPKASELGSNFGTQWLQIQRLTTAAPDLEQFPYFTGSLRLAMLKETELFVESIFREDRSVLDLIDADYTFLNQTIANHYGIMDTQGNWRGQKNPIPGGEAIKGRSFRRVKIQGNSRGGVLSHASVLTVTSNPTRTSPVKRGRWVLEQILGTPPPPPPPDVPELEEEGEAVHGITLRERLEQHRADPACANCHAKMDPIGFALENYNAIGAFRWKDGELRIDTTAKLPDGTILHGVADLKQVVKDRKEQFLRCLTEKMLTYALGRGLEYYDRSTVDRIVAQLEAGGYRSSVMITEIVKSDPFRLRRGTKDNL; encoded by the coding sequence ATGATTTCGCTCAATTATGCCTCACCTTGTTTCTGTCTGATCTTCGTGCTACTGCTCGTTGCACTTGCTGTCAACGCGGGTGAAACGGACCCTTCCGATTTTTCACAAAACGGTGCTATCTTCTTGGAAGAATACTGTTTTAGTTGTCACGCCGGTGACCAGCCTGCCGCCGAACTCTCCTTGGATTCATTCACGGACAATCGCTCTTTAATTGAGAATAGGGACATCTGGGACCGGATTCTGGACATGCTCACAACGGGTCAGATGCCTCCACCAGACAGTGATGGGATTCCACCGATAGAAACGTCGGAATCGTTTGTTGCGCACATTGAAACAATCTTTGAACATGCCGATCGCATGGCTAAACCGGATCCTGGACGCGTAACGGTGCGCCGCCTCAATAAGGTCGAATACAAAAATACCGTCCGCGATCTACTGGGTGTTGATTTCAATCCAACCGAGAATTTTCCTGCAGATGATGTCGGACACGGGTTTGATAATATTGGCGATGTGCTCACGATGTCACCACTTCTCATGGAGCGTTACCTTGAAGCCGCGGAGGCAATCGCCACACGTGTTATCTTGTTGGATCGACCACCGCCCTCGAAACGTTACCAGAGTGGGAGTCGTCTGGAACCGCACCACGACGATGTCCCTGATGAGCGTTACCGCCTGCTCGATCCGACCGCCACAGAAGCGTGGAAATCCGGTCCTTTTACAACAGGGGTGACATACTTCAAGATAGCTCCCGATACGGAAATCATCTACCGCGCAACGCTTTATGCCGAAACAGACAGCGAAACACCCGTGGAAGTGGTGTTATTCATTCAGGGTACTGAATTGGAGGACATAACACCTCCAGAGAAACTTGCACGCTTGGTCGGTGTAGATCCGACGGCAGACAACAACATCAAGGTTCTGAAGGCTTTTAAGATTACTGCACGCGAGGAAAAAAAGAGACAGACGATTGAATTCTTTATTACCGGTATTCCGAACATAGAAAAAGTCGGCATTGCGATGCTGAAACCAAGAGAAGGTGAACCGCACGCGAAACTCCAGATTCGCACACTCTGGGCAGAGGGACCTTTAGAAACCAGACCCGATTCTCATTTTGAAATTCTGGCGTGCACACCTGATATCTCGCAAGCAGTGCAGACCCGTGAAGTGCTAACGCGGTTGCTTCGGCGCGCCTATCGCCGTCCACCCACCGAAATCGAAGTGGAGCAACTTGCCGAGTTTGTAGCATCAGTCCAAGCGGATGGGGTGTCGTGGGAGGCAGGGATTCAAGCTGCGATTAAAGTTATGCTTTGTTCACCGAAATTCTTATTTCGGTTGGAGTTAGACGACCGTCCACTGGGTTCAGAACCGTATCCGATTGATGAGTTTCAACTCGCTTCTCGGCTCTCCTACTTCTTGTGGTGTAGCATGCCGGATGACGAGCTCCTTGAACTCGCTGAAAGAAAACAACTCACTGCCAATCTGGCGTCACAAGTTAAGCACATGCTTGCAGATCCGAAAGCCTCCGAATTGGGAAGTAACTTCGGAACCCAATGGCTGCAAATCCAGCGACTGACAACGGCTGCGCCTGATCTGGAACAATTTCCATATTTCACAGGGAGTTTGCGTCTCGCCATGCTAAAGGAGACGGAACTTTTTGTCGAATCCATCTTTCGCGAAGATCGGAGTGTTCTGGATCTGATTGATGCCGATTACACTTTCCTCAATCAAACCATCGCAAACCACTACGGCATTATGGATACACAGGGAAACTGGAGAGGGCAAAAGAACCCGATACCGGGCGGAGAAGCGATTAAAGGCAGATCGTTTCGACGGGTCAAGATACAAGGGAACTCACGCGGTGGTGTCCTGAGCCACGCCAGCGTCTTGACGGTGACTTCTAATCCGACGCGTACGTCTCCCGTCAAAAGGGGACGTTGGGTTCTGGAACAGATACTCGGTACACCGCCACCACCGCCACCACCGGATGTTCCGGAATTGGAAGAAGAGGGTGAGGCGGTTCACGGGATTACGCTGCGTGAACGTCTTGAGCAACACCGAGCGGATCCGGCATGTGCTAACTGTCATGCGAAAATGGATCCGATCGGATTCGCACTCGAAAACTACAACGCGATTGGGGCTTTTCGATGGAAAGATGGCGAATTGCGTATTGATACGACTGCGAAATTGCCAGATGGCACGATATTGCACGGCGTAGCAGACCTGAAACAGGTCGTCAAAGACAGAAAGGAGCAATTCTTACGCTGTCTGACGGAGAAAATGTTAACCTATGCTTTAGGCAGAGGATTGGAATACTATGATCGATCGACCGTTGATAGGATCGTGGCACAACTTGAAGCCGGAGGTTATAGGAGTTCTGTGATGATTACAGAGATCGTCAAGAGTGATCCGTTTCGATTGCGCCGTGGAACGAAGGACAATTTATGA
- a CDS encoding SMP-30/gluconolactonase/LRE family protein, which yields MSTSKQFSRRTFLRGLGVGAALPWLETMGPLVAWADTSIDGKAITRYPDPAVEVIDPRFAKYKVGNAVVERLWTGSRWAEGPVWFGDGGYLLWSDIPNNCILKWQEATGMVSVYRKPANYTNGHTRDRQGRLISCEHGTRRVTRTEYDGTITVLIDTFEGKRFNAPNDAVVHPDGHIWFTDPGYGILSHYEGHKAEFELPTSVYRLNPDTGEAVVVTEEIERPNGICFSPDYNKLYVADTGSPKNIVVHDVVNGEGLANKQVFADMASGAADGLRCDTDGNLWAGTGWVGEGYDGVHIFAPDGTLIGKIHLPEICANICFGGVKRNRLFMAGS from the coding sequence ATGAGTACATCAAAACAATTTTCACGTCGAACATTTTTACGCGGTTTGGGAGTCGGTGCGGCTTTACCTTGGTTGGAAACGATGGGACCCCTGGTGGCTTGGGCAGACACATCCATAGATGGGAAAGCGATTACGCGTTATCCCGATCCAGCGGTTGAAGTCATTGACCCACGTTTCGCGAAATACAAAGTCGGAAACGCTGTCGTAGAACGACTCTGGACGGGGTCGCGCTGGGCAGAGGGCCCCGTCTGGTTCGGTGATGGCGGATACCTCCTTTGGAGTGATATTCCAAACAACTGTATTCTGAAATGGCAGGAAGCCACGGGTATGGTGAGCGTTTATCGCAAACCGGCTAACTACACCAATGGACATACACGCGATCGGCAAGGTCGGCTTATCAGTTGTGAACACGGCACACGACGTGTCACACGTACCGAATATGACGGAACGATTACCGTCCTCATAGACACCTTTGAGGGCAAACGCTTCAATGCCCCCAACGATGCTGTTGTTCATCCTGATGGACATATCTGGTTTACCGATCCGGGATACGGTATCCTTTCCCATTATGAAGGACATAAAGCAGAATTTGAATTGCCGACTTCCGTTTATCGCCTGAATCCTGATACTGGCGAAGCGGTCGTCGTAACGGAAGAAATCGAAAGACCGAACGGCATCTGTTTCTCGCCCGATTACAATAAACTTTACGTTGCGGATACCGGTTCTCCGAAAAATATTGTTGTCCATGATGTCGTCAACGGTGAAGGGTTGGCGAACAAACAGGTATTCGCGGATATGGCATCCGGTGCTGCTGATGGACTTCGATGCGATACCGATGGAAATCTGTGGGCAGGCACAGGCTGGGTCGGCGAAGGCTACGACGGTGTGCATATCTTCGCGCCAGACGGAACGCTTATTGGAAAGATCCATCTTCCCGAAATTTGTGCAAACATCTGTTTCGGGGGCGTGAAACGCAACAGGCTTTTCATGGCAGGTAGCTAA
- a CDS encoding DUF1552 domain-containing protein, with product MNTSKQLSRRTFLRGLGVSIALPWLEVMGPLTSWANAPASGIAHQTAPNRMAFLYVPNGKIMEDWTPKQVGTNYELTDILKPLENVKDKMLVLSGLTADKARANGDGGGDHARAMAAFLTGAQPRKTDGADIQAGVSVDQAAASHIGSRTRMPSLELGIDPGRRAGNCDSGYSCVYSSTLSWRSATQPLPKEVHPKLAFERLFSSLPDTQREERDQQRKSILDFVRQDSKDILRHVSGNDVRKLDEYFSSIRDIEIRIASAEKFPRIESPDYTVPEEIPADYQEHLRLMMDLMVLAFQADITRVTTFVLANEGSNKPYPFVDVPEGHHYLSHHSGDEEKIEKIKRIDIFHSQQLAYFLDKLDATREGDGSLLDHSMILYGSGNADGNRHSHHDLPILLAGNGCGTIRSGRHIRYPKETPLNNLWLSMLNRMDVDLAQLGDSTGSLHGLS from the coding sequence ATGAACACTTCAAAACAACTTTCACGTCGAACATTTTTACGCGGTTTAGGTGTCAGTATTGCTCTGCCGTGGCTGGAGGTAATGGGACCCCTTACCTCGTGGGCAAACGCTCCCGCGAGTGGGATAGCACACCAGACGGCTCCGAATCGGATGGCATTCCTTTACGTGCCAAACGGAAAGATTATGGAGGATTGGACACCGAAGCAGGTTGGAACTAACTACGAACTCACAGATATCCTGAAACCTTTGGAAAATGTGAAAGACAAGATGTTGGTGCTCAGTGGTCTAACGGCTGATAAAGCCCGTGCGAACGGGGACGGCGGGGGTGATCACGCCCGTGCGATGGCTGCTTTCCTTACAGGCGCGCAGCCCCGTAAAACGGATGGTGCTGACATTCAAGCGGGTGTTTCTGTTGACCAGGCCGCGGCATCGCATATCGGTAGCCGGACCCGAATGCCTTCGCTTGAACTCGGAATTGATCCTGGAAGAAGGGCAGGGAATTGCGATTCTGGCTATAGCTGCGTTTATTCATCAACGCTCTCATGGCGTTCTGCGACGCAACCACTTCCCAAAGAGGTACACCCGAAACTCGCTTTCGAACGACTGTTCTCCTCTCTGCCCGACACACAACGAGAGGAACGCGATCAACAGCGAAAAAGTATCCTCGATTTTGTCAGACAGGACTCAAAAGATATACTCCGTCACGTCAGTGGAAACGACGTCCGGAAACTCGATGAGTACTTCTCTTCTATCCGTGACATTGAAATAAGAATCGCATCGGCTGAAAAGTTCCCACGCATCGAAAGCCCGGACTATACCGTGCCGGAGGAGATTCCAGCAGATTATCAAGAACATCTACGTTTGATGATGGATCTTATGGTACTCGCATTTCAGGCGGATATAACCCGTGTTACAACCTTTGTCCTCGCAAATGAAGGGAGTAACAAACCCTATCCGTTCGTCGATGTTCCAGAGGGACACCACTACTTGTCACACCACAGCGGTGATGAAGAGAAGATAGAAAAGATCAAGCGAATTGATATCTTCCATTCTCAGCAGTTGGCGTATTTCTTGGACAAACTGGATGCTACCCGTGAAGGAGATGGTTCGCTCTTGGATCATTCAATGATTCTATACGGTAGCGGGAATGCGGATGGCAATCGACACAGCCACCACGATCTCCCAATTTTACTCGCTGGCAACGGCTGTGGAACGATCAGGAGCGGTCGTCATATTCGCTATCCGAAAGAGACACCGCTTAACAATCTCTGGCTATCCATGCTTAATCGGATGGATGTCGATCTTGCCCAATTAGGCGATAGCACTGGTAGTTTACACGGACTCTCTTAG
- a CDS encoding Uma2 family endonuclease gives MDTLKDFEFKQRKYMPVFPKASGKPTIYIEGYPCEDDEPMAATGFHAEQISNFFDQLYRYFAINPHIYVGIDNFIYYREGALTKFVAPDVYVVLGVDKFPQRRSFYTWSEGAVPAVVFEFLSDSTANQDRNEKVQLYLMDMGVPEYFIHQPEMKKPAEFRGWRRSPSGGISEILPDAQGGLFSETLNLLFRWENILPNEVRLLRPYLPDGTPITTSIEEEHLRIEAQHLRAEEQRLRVEAEARAEEEMERRQALEAELERLRAQSGPR, from the coding sequence ATGGATACTCTAAAAGACTTTGAATTCAAACAAAGAAAGTATATGCCTGTTTTTCCAAAAGCGAGTGGGAAACCGACTATCTACATTGAAGGATACCCCTGCGAGGACGATGAACCTATGGCTGCCACAGGATTCCACGCGGAACAGATTTCTAACTTTTTTGATCAACTCTATCGATATTTTGCAATCAATCCGCACATCTATGTTGGCATTGACAATTTCATCTACTACCGTGAAGGTGCCCTGACAAAATTCGTCGCTCCAGATGTTTATGTTGTTTTAGGGGTTGATAAATTTCCCCAACGGCGCAGTTTTTACACCTGGTCCGAAGGTGCCGTTCCCGCCGTGGTTTTTGAATTCCTTTCGGATTCAACTGCGAATCAAGACCGGAATGAAAAAGTTCAACTGTATTTGATGGATATGGGCGTTCCAGAATACTTCATCCATCAGCCTGAAATGAAGAAGCCAGCGGAGTTTCGGGGGTGGCGGCGAAGTCCATCAGGTGGCATCAGCGAAATCCTACCGGATGCGCAAGGGGGGTTGTTCAGCGAGACGTTAAACCTCTTGTTTCGCTGGGAAAATATCTTGCCTAACGAGGTGCGGCTTTTACGCCCCTATCTGCCGGACGGCACCCCAATTACGACTTCTATAGAGGAGGAGCATCTGAGAATAGAGGCACAACACCTGAGAGCAGAGGAGCAGCGTCTGAGAGTGGAAGCGGAAGCGCGTGCTGAAGAAGAAATGGAACGGCGGCAGGCTTTAGAGGCGGAGTTAGAACGCCTTCGGGCGCAATCCGGTCCTCGATAA
- a CDS encoding formylglycine-generating enzyme family protein — protein MNVSRQNPLLNSKFSARFASREVYILGLLYTLLAFSPYAWTEPEMCLIPAGHFTMGSDDDLPNEAPAHKIYLDAYYIGKTEVTNAEYHPFWLENGGIGSEHTPISYDGEFGTWPRIAETKPNHPVIGISWHSAVAYATWRGMRLPTEAEWEKAARGTNARRWPWGNTFTQRINGTTVHANTWTQSRAHPKPVSAYPTGASPYGAHDMAGNVWEWVADWYSETYYRQSPDGNPKGPAVGSRRVVRGGSWLNREKLARCSTRIGQYPAIGTSFIGFRLAKDYEK, from the coding sequence ATGAACGTCTCACGTCAAAACCCACTTCTCAATAGCAAATTTTCGGCACGCTTTGCAAGCCGAGAAGTATACATTCTCGGTTTACTTTATACCCTCTTGGCGTTTTCACCCTACGCGTGGACTGAACCCGAAATGTGTCTCATCCCCGCGGGGCATTTCACTATGGGCAGCGATGACGATCTACCAAATGAAGCACCTGCACATAAAATCTATCTGGATGCCTATTACATCGGTAAAACGGAGGTAACCAACGCGGAATACCACCCATTTTGGCTTGAAAATGGCGGCATCGGCAGTGAGCACACCCCGATCAGTTATGACGGTGAGTTTGGGACATGGCCCCGCATCGCAGAAACGAAACCGAATCATCCTGTCATAGGTATCTCATGGCACTCCGCTGTCGCCTACGCGACGTGGCGCGGCATGCGGCTACCCACTGAAGCAGAATGGGAAAAAGCAGCACGCGGAACAAACGCCAGACGCTGGCCCTGGGGGAATACCTTCACGCAACGCATCAACGGAACAACCGTCCACGCCAATACATGGACGCAATCAAGGGCGCATCCGAAACCGGTTAGTGCTTATCCTACAGGGGCAAGTCCTTACGGCGCGCACGACATGGCGGGCAACGTCTGGGAATGGGTGGCTGACTGGTATTCCGAAACCTATTACCGCCAGAGTCCCGATGGAAATCCAAAAGGACCGGCGGTTGGGAGTCGCCGCGTTGTGAGAGGCGGGTCGTGGTTGAACAGGGAAAAGTTAGCGCGGTGTTCCACACGGATTGGGCAATACCCAGCGATTGGAACCAGTTTCATCGGCTTCCGACTCGCCAAAGATTATGAAAAGTAA
- a CDS encoding tetratricopeptide repeat protein produces MIPFKRVFAHLLLFLTSLTIAAPRYHPEAARLYDAGLRALAHGEPEKARTALEEAVTLDTSLADAHCVLGLIYKGAEETPAAAEAFQRAINADENYIEAYYELGDVLLVHLGDTAQATQVLQKAVAMDANHARMRTLLGIAYFRDNLTDAAIREFQHALKLDPTSLTARYTLGNAFLQQEAWQSAIDTFKALIEIDPFHAKAHFSLGTAHRRIGETQAAQKNLQRFEVLSIEEEQLTHLKRFVKQNPTNAEAWYQLGRTQLKRHLWTEATQSLERYVKLAPQETRGYEVLGYIHFQGQNYKQAVAMYRKAIQQKPNVATYRNSLAGAHLMLKQYSEAIDQYQTAIHLKPSEPRFYLNLSKAYELAGAHTEAEKTYQEYERLTSKPTSQ; encoded by the coding sequence ATGATCCCATTCAAACGCGTTTTCGCGCATCTGCTACTGTTCCTGACCTCGCTTACCATTGCAGCACCGAGATACCATCCCGAAGCGGCACGGTTATATGACGCTGGATTACGCGCCCTCGCCCACGGAGAGCCGGAAAAAGCAAGAACCGCTTTAGAGGAAGCCGTCACATTGGATACCTCCTTGGCGGATGCCCACTGCGTCTTGGGATTGATTTATAAAGGGGCTGAGGAGACCCCTGCGGCGGCAGAAGCATTCCAACGAGCGATAAACGCTGATGAAAATTATATCGAGGCGTATTATGAATTAGGTGATGTGTTACTCGTTCACTTAGGGGACACCGCACAGGCGACCCAAGTCCTACAGAAAGCAGTCGCAATGGATGCGAATCACGCCCGCATGCGGACCCTATTGGGCATCGCCTATTTCCGTGATAATCTCACCGATGCCGCCATTCGGGAATTTCAACACGCACTAAAACTCGATCCAACTTCGCTGACGGCACGCTACACACTTGGGAATGCCTTTCTTCAACAGGAAGCGTGGCAATCCGCTATTGATACTTTTAAAGCACTCATTGAAATCGATCCTTTCCACGCGAAGGCGCATTTCTCTTTAGGCACAGCACATCGTCGTATCGGGGAAACACAAGCAGCGCAGAAGAATTTACAACGTTTTGAGGTGCTGTCCATTGAGGAAGAGCAACTGACACATCTCAAGCGATTTGTGAAGCAAAACCCTACCAATGCCGAAGCGTGGTACCAACTCGGTAGAACCCAACTCAAGCGTCACCTCTGGACCGAGGCAACGCAATCTTTGGAACGTTACGTCAAGCTCGCACCACAAGAGACGCGCGGCTATGAAGTCCTCGGATACATCCACTTTCAAGGACAGAACTACAAGCAGGCAGTGGCGATGTACCGGAAAGCGATTCAGCAGAAACCGAACGTCGCAACGTACCGCAACAGTCTTGCCGGCGCGCATTTGATGTTAAAACAGTATTCCGAAGCGATAGATCAATATCAAACAGCCATTCATTTAAAGCCTTCCGAACCGCGCTTCTATCTGAATCTCTCCAAAGCTTACGAACTCGCTGGCGCACACACAGAAGCCGAGAAAACCTATCAGGAATATGAACGTCTCACGTCAAAACCCACTTCTCAATAG
- a CDS encoding LamG domain-containing protein produces the protein MQASSEKSILKPLHRRFVKMTKNWAILCVLAVLGLAFIQSQSFAAVDSETAVGVWLFDDGDVSDSSTYGNDGELINGAEVTDGGKWGKALSLDGDDDYVNVANSESLDSTAEAFTGVAWVKIQRKGDPHGGCCADDHMVIAFTTNWNNILNVFGPGRSGNQGKVEVGSRELNPRWLFGPTTVNDDQWHHLAFTYDGAKKVLYIDGEVDVDQDTTGVFGVAGVDVHLGGTPTQRQALGLMDEIGIFNVPLEQADIQNIMNDGLGSVLGLTPVTPLGRLTTTWADIKSQ, from the coding sequence ATGCAGGCTTCATCGGAAAAATCTATTCTAAAACCTCTTCACAGGAGATTTGTAAAAATGACAAAAAATTGGGCAATCCTATGCGTTTTGGCAGTCCTGGGATTGGCATTCATCCAGTCACAGAGTTTCGCCGCAGTCGACAGTGAGACGGCTGTCGGTGTCTGGCTCTTCGACGATGGTGATGTGAGCGATTCCAGTACCTATGGAAACGATGGCGAACTTATAAACGGGGCAGAGGTTACCGATGGTGGCAAATGGGGAAAAGCACTCAGCCTTGACGGCGATGATGACTATGTTAATGTCGCAAACTCAGAAAGTTTAGACAGTACAGCGGAAGCCTTCACCGGGGTCGCATGGGTAAAAATCCAACGAAAAGGCGATCCGCACGGGGGATGCTGTGCAGACGATCACATGGTCATTGCCTTTACGACCAATTGGAACAACATTCTGAACGTTTTTGGTCCGGGTAGAAGCGGCAATCAAGGAAAAGTCGAAGTCGGTAGCCGTGAACTGAATCCGCGATGGCTCTTCGGACCTACCACTGTCAACGACGATCAATGGCATCACCTCGCTTTCACCTACGATGGTGCCAAGAAAGTCCTCTACATTGATGGTGAAGTTGACGTTGATCAGGATACAACGGGGGTCTTCGGTGTCGCAGGTGTTGATGTCCATTTAGGGGGAACACCCACGCAAAGACAGGCATTGGGATTGATGGACGAGATCGGCATTTTCAATGTGCCACTCGAACAAGCCGATATCCAAAATATAATGAACGATGGGCTTGGGTCTGTGCTCGGTTTAACACCTGTCACCCCGCTGGGACGGCTAACAACAACGTGGGCAGACATTAAGTCGCAATAA